A genomic region of Chloracidobacterium sp. contains the following coding sequences:
- a CDS encoding ParA family protein translates to MPKTLAVVSLKGGVGKTTTCTNLAAYVAAMGVPTLLVDLDVQNGVRFGVGLDDYAGPTLEDVLLRGRRPHDALILTNRAELSVVLSGHFRDDKAVEAYEHTFEQDVTWLARLLPHLATKDFTPQLILLDTPAGLGAVTTSAIVAADALILPVQCEPLSLRTLPPMLRRVLQIKAQYNPRLSIEGVLLTMYDERQATSADVVRQAREAFPNGLVFDTVIPRHEELSVSFAVGTPAVTLKTRAAGAQAYIQLGREVIMRLPEEAGYAARG, encoded by the coding sequence ATGCCGAAAACGTTGGCCGTTGTCAGTCTCAAGGGTGGCGTCGGGAAAACGACGACCTGCACCAATCTCGCTGCTTACGTCGCTGCGATGGGCGTGCCGACCCTACTTGTGGATTTGGACGTACAAAACGGCGTGCGGTTTGGCGTTGGGCTGGATGACTACGCTGGCCCAACGCTTGAGGACGTTTTGTTGCGAGGGCGGCGACCGCACGACGCTCTCATTCTAACCAACCGGGCGGAACTTTCGGTCGTGCTCTCAGGACATTTCCGCGACGACAAGGCTGTTGAGGCGTACGAACACACCTTCGAACAGGATGTGACGTGGTTGGCGCGGTTGCTGCCGCACTTGGCGACCAAGGATTTTACGCCGCAACTGATTCTGCTTGATACGCCAGCCGGGCTGGGCGCGGTGACGACCAGCGCCATCGTGGCGGCTGACGCCCTGATTTTGCCGGTGCAGTGCGAGCCGCTGAGCCTGCGTACTTTGCCGCCGATGCTACGGCGCGTCCTCCAGATCAAGGCGCAGTACAACCCGCGGCTGAGCATTGAAGGCGTGCTGTTGACAATGTACGACGAGCGGCAGGCGACTTCGGCCGATGTCGTGCGACAGGCGCGGGAAGCTTTTCCTAATGGGCTGGTTTTCGACACGGTGATCCCGCGTCATGAGGAGTTATCGGTATCCTTCGCTGTTGGGACGCCGGCCGTCACGCTCAAAACGCGCGCTGCTGGGGCGCAAGCGTACATTCAGCTTGGGCGCGAGGTCATCATGCGCCTACCGGAAGAGGCTGGTTACGCGGCGCGCGGGTGA
- a CDS encoding ABC transporter ATP-binding protein, which yields MSPALIAKHLTYQYPSASPGGLPLVVFERLSWSVEPGISAAIVGASGVGKSTLLHVLGGLDAPTAGEVLIGGVSLWALSPTARARFRNQTIGFVFQFHHLLPELTALENVALPMRIAGVRAAESRRRAAALLERVGLGDRQRHFPTELSGGESQRVALARALANQPPLLLADEPTGNLDEQTAADVLALLRQLQRESGMTLILVTHDLKSAAACDVVWRLEHRRLSPVAEPALRMEGASHVSRR from the coding sequence TTGTCGCCCGCACTCATCGCTAAACATCTAACGTACCAGTACCCAAGCGCGTCTCCGGGCGGCCTGCCGCTGGTCGTCTTTGAACGGCTGTCGTGGTCGGTTGAGCCGGGGATTTCAGCGGCGATTGTCGGCGCGTCGGGTGTGGGGAAATCCACATTGCTGCATGTTTTAGGCGGGTTGGACGCCCCGACAGCGGGCGAGGTGCTGATTGGCGGCGTGTCGCTCTGGGCGTTGTCGCCGACGGCGCGCGCGCGCTTCCGCAACCAGACCATTGGTTTTGTCTTCCAGTTTCATCATTTGCTGCCGGAGTTGACGGCGCTGGAAAATGTCGCGCTGCCGATGCGTATTGCTGGCGTACGCGCGGCGGAGAGTCGCCGTCGGGCGGCGGCGCTGCTGGAGCGGGTCGGCTTGGGCGACCGTCAGCGTCATTTCCCAACGGAGCTTTCAGGCGGCGAGAGTCAGCGCGTAGCGTTGGCGCGGGCGCTAGCCAACCAGCCGCCACTGCTGCTGGCGGATGAACCAACGGGCAACCTTGATGAGCAAACGGCAGCCGACGTACTGGCGCTGCTGCGCCAACTACAACGGGAATCCGGCATGACGCTGATTTTGGTGACCCATGACCTGAAGTCGGCTGCGGCCTGTGACGTGGTATGGCGGCTGGAACACCGCCGACTCAGCCCAGTTGCAGAACCGGCGCTGAGGATGGAAGGAGCTTCGCACGTGAGCCGGCGGTAG